One Tepidanaerobacter syntrophicus DNA segment encodes these proteins:
- a CDS encoding endonuclease MutS2, with the protein MNKKVETILEYDKIKKILSEYAMSDIAKEEIEKLAPYSDEQVVKRLQQETSEGSAVTRSGIDLPLDGIRDIRGSLNLAKVGGMLSPKELLDIASVMETSRLVKSIWNKKKLEDTPIIDEIVNSLHTFLSLEEKIKRAIISEDEIADDASPKLNSIRRQKKNLSQNIRNKLNEIISSPYYQKALQDSIVTVRQDRYVVPVKQEFRSSIPGVIHDQSASGATLYIEPMAVMKMNNELRQLEAEEKNEIERILMDFSEKIQENADFLYDTLYALAHLDFIMAKARYSLALKGVEPIFNNRGYINILQGRHPLLKGDPVPLDIFLGDKFNILIITGPNTGGKTVALKTVGLFVLMAQSGLHLPAKEGTEISIFEEVFADIGDEQSIEQSLSTFSSHMKNIKEIIDLANDKSLVILDELGAGTDPTEGAALAMAILNYLYKKGSKVLATTHYSELKAFAFSTEGVENASMEFDLATLSPTYKMTIGIPGKSNAFEIAKRLGLKEEVVNLAKSLVAEENLKLEDLLTHIEQEKSRAELETEELKALKAEYARKLEKLEEEQQKLKIQEEKILESARKKARLMLDKTEREAEQIIRSLKEAEAERQLHIKSQAAEEARTWLREMGEELQDSKIEVIESNGKNYRKLLKPGQKVRISNLGQEGYILSLDESSKSAMVQVGVMKVSVPTASLIPVKEREMEEEKSRYSSIAMDKARQISTEIDLRGLTLDEALIKVDRYLDDAKIAGIPRVTLIHGKGTGALRKGITEMLRNRRDIKSFRLGNIDEGGSGVTVVEL; encoded by the coding sequence ATGAATAAAAAAGTTGAAACAATACTAGAGTATGATAAAATCAAAAAAATATTGAGCGAATATGCTATGTCAGATATTGCAAAGGAAGAAATAGAAAAACTTGCTCCCTATTCAGATGAACAAGTCGTAAAAAGACTCCAACAAGAGACAAGCGAAGGGTCGGCGGTTACAAGGTCCGGCATTGATTTGCCTTTGGATGGTATAAGAGATATACGTGGAAGCCTTAACCTTGCAAAGGTCGGTGGGATGCTTTCGCCAAAAGAGCTCCTTGATATAGCATCAGTCATGGAAACATCTAGACTGGTAAAATCTATTTGGAACAAGAAAAAATTAGAAGATACCCCTATTATCGATGAGATAGTAAACTCGCTTCATACATTTTTGTCATTGGAAGAAAAAATAAAACGAGCGATAATCAGTGAAGATGAAATAGCTGACGATGCAAGCCCGAAGTTAAATTCAATCAGGAGACAGAAAAAGAATCTTTCACAAAACATCCGGAACAAGTTAAACGAGATTATCTCATCTCCTTACTATCAAAAAGCACTGCAGGATTCTATCGTTACAGTAAGACAGGACAGATATGTGGTTCCGGTAAAACAAGAATTTCGAAGCAGTATTCCCGGCGTCATTCACGACCAATCTGCCAGCGGCGCTACTTTATATATAGAGCCCATGGCGGTAATGAAGATGAACAATGAACTTAGACAGCTTGAAGCAGAAGAAAAAAATGAAATAGAACGAATCTTGATGGATTTTTCTGAAAAAATACAGGAAAATGCCGATTTTCTCTATGATACCTTATATGCTCTTGCCCACCTTGATTTTATTATGGCAAAAGCAAGATACAGCTTAGCCCTAAAAGGCGTAGAGCCCATATTTAACAATAGAGGCTATATAAATATATTGCAGGGTAGACATCCTTTGCTAAAAGGCGATCCGGTTCCTCTTGACATATTTTTAGGGGATAAATTCAATATATTAATTATAACGGGCCCTAATACAGGCGGAAAAACGGTTGCACTTAAAACTGTAGGACTTTTCGTCTTAATGGCCCAATCGGGACTTCATTTGCCTGCCAAAGAAGGCACTGAGATTTCTATATTTGAAGAGGTTTTTGCAGATATAGGCGACGAACAGAGCATTGAGCAAAGCCTTAGCACCTTTTCCTCACATATGAAAAACATAAAGGAAATTATTGATTTGGCAAACGATAAAAGCCTTGTTATTCTTGATGAACTGGGAGCCGGAACTGATCCCACAGAAGGGGCTGCCCTTGCCATGGCTATTTTAAACTACCTTTATAAAAAGGGAAGTAAAGTGCTGGCGACCACCCATTACAGCGAACTTAAAGCCTTTGCATTTTCAACAGAAGGCGTAGAAAATGCCAGTATGGAGTTTGACCTTGCCACGCTCAGCCCTACTTATAAAATGACTATCGGGATTCCGGGTAAAAGCAATGCCTTCGAGATAGCAAAACGCTTGGGTTTAAAGGAAGAAGTTGTTAACCTTGCAAAGAGCCTGGTGGCTGAAGAAAATCTTAAGCTGGAAGATTTGCTTACACATATAGAACAAGAAAAAAGCAGGGCTGAATTAGAAACAGAAGAACTTAAGGCATTAAAAGCAGAATACGCTAGAAAACTCGAAAAGCTTGAAGAAGAACAGCAAAAACTTAAGATACAAGAAGAAAAAATACTTGAGAGCGCCAGAAAAAAAGCCCGCTTGATGCTTGATAAGACCGAGAGAGAAGCTGAGCAGATTATCAGGAGCCTAAAAGAGGCCGAAGCCGAAAGGCAACTCCACATCAAAAGCCAAGCAGCTGAAGAAGCTCGGACATGGCTTAGGGAAATGGGCGAAGAATTACAAGATTCAAAGATCGAGGTTATAGAAAGCAACGGCAAAAACTACAGAAAATTATTAAAACCGGGTCAAAAAGTGAGGATATCAAATTTAGGGCAAGAAGGTTATATATTATCTCTTGATGAGTCATCAAAATCTGCTATGGTGCAGGTAGGAGTTATGAAGGTAAGTGTCCCGACGGCAAGCCTTATCCCTGTTAAAGAGCGAGAAATGGAAGAAGAAAAATCCCGCTATTCGTCAATTGCAATGGATAAAGCTCGCCAAATTTCAACCGAAATAGATCTAAGGGGCTTAACTTTGGATGAGGCGCTTATAAAAGTGGACCGTTATCTTGATGATGCAAAAATTGCCGGAATTCCAAGAGTAACCTTGATACACGGAAAAGGAACCGGCGCACTTCGCAAAGGAATAACAGAGATGCTGAGAAATCGGCGGGATATAAAATCATTTAGACTAGGAAATATTGATGAGGGCGGCTCCGGAGTAACGGTGGTGGAGTTGTGA
- a CDS encoding potassium channel family protein: MKQFVVIGLGRFGFSLAKTLYELGHDVLGIDNDEEIVQSVAESITHAVKADATDENALKALGVRNFDVAVVSIGNDIQSSILVTLILKEMGIKYVVAKANSELHGRVLKKIGADRIVFPERDMGIRVAHNLTLSNILEYIELSPEYSIIEISALPAWYDKSLRQLNMRTKYGLNVIAIKRNGNIIISPNGDDMILRGDILAVVGHKDDIENIEKHF; this comes from the coding sequence ATGAAACAGTTTGTTGTAATAGGCCTTGGCCGTTTTGGATTTAGTCTGGCTAAGACATTGTATGAATTAGGTCATGATGTACTAGGGATTGATAACGATGAGGAAATTGTTCAAAGCGTAGCTGAAAGTATAACACACGCGGTCAAGGCAGATGCAACAGATGAAAACGCCCTCAAAGCGTTAGGCGTTAGAAACTTTGATGTGGCGGTAGTCAGTATAGGAAATGATATTCAATCTAGTATACTGGTAACCCTTATACTCAAAGAAATGGGTATAAAATATGTAGTTGCAAAAGCAAACAGTGAACTGCACGGCAGAGTACTGAAAAAGATAGGCGCAGATAGAATAGTTTTTCCTGAACGAGATATGGGAATCAGAGTTGCGCATAACCTGACACTGTCCAATATACTAGAGTATATTGAACTTTCACCTGAATACTCTATCATAGAAATAAGTGCACTGCCGGCTTGGTATGATAAGAGCTTAAGACAGCTCAATATGCGCACTAAATACGGGCTAAATGTCATTGCGATAAAGCGCAACGGCAATATTATAATATCCCCTAACGGCGATGATATGATTTTAAGAGGAGACATATTAGCTGTGGTGGGTCATAAGGACGATATTGAAAATATAGAAAAGCACTTTTAG
- a CDS encoding TrmH family RNA methyltransferase produces MPDELSKNQQRLIKNLIQSKKARIKNRCFIVEGTRNVGELLNSDYTIKLVAITKEFLVSNPDFIKLLYKKVPQGSIYQLKTDELDKLTDTVTPQGILAVAEFKKTDLKDVIHGDFLVIALDKVKDPGNTGTIIRIADAAAADAVIVGKGCVDIYNPKVVRAAMGSIFHVPVIESEDLAKTLKDLQAAGAAIVTTYLGATRFYFDVNYKRASVIIMGSEDEGVSKDIVGISDEIVKIPMPGKAESLNVAVSCGVIVFEAVKQRINS; encoded by the coding sequence ATGCCGGATGAACTTTCCAAAAACCAGCAGCGGCTAATTAAAAACCTTATTCAATCCAAGAAGGCAAGGATAAAAAATCGCTGTTTTATTGTAGAAGGCACAAGAAATGTTGGTGAACTTTTAAATTCAGATTATACAATAAAGCTTGTAGCAATTACAAAAGAGTTTTTAGTATCAAATCCCGATTTTATAAAGCTACTTTATAAAAAGGTTCCACAGGGCAGTATTTACCAACTCAAAACCGATGAGCTTGATAAACTAACTGATACTGTTACACCTCAGGGCATATTGGCAGTAGCAGAGTTTAAGAAAACTGATTTAAAAGATGTAATCCATGGTGATTTTTTAGTAATTGCACTAGATAAAGTTAAAGATCCGGGCAATACAGGTACAATTATAAGGATAGCTGATGCAGCGGCTGCAGATGCAGTGATAGTCGGCAAGGGGTGTGTTGACATTTATAACCCAAAGGTTGTGCGGGCTGCTATGGGATCCATTTTTCATGTGCCGGTAATAGAAAGCGAAGATCTTGCCAAGACACTGAAAGATTTACAGGCGGCAGGAGCTGCTATAGTAACAACCTATCTTGGGGCAACAAGATTTTATTTTGATGTAAATTATAAAAGAGCGTCAGTGATTATAATGGGCTCAGAAGACGAAGGAGTCTCAAAGGATATAGTTGGGATTTCAGACGAAATAGTCAAAATCCCAATGCCGGGTAAAGCCGAGTCCTTGAATGTAGCTGTTTCCTGCGGAGTAATAGTTTTCGAAGCAGTAAAACAGCGGATCAACTCGTGA
- the pheS gene encoding phenylalanine--tRNA ligase subunit alpha: MKDDLINLRERALKALSEADSIDKLNDLRIKILGKKGELTQILKGMGKLSDKERPEIGKLANEIKTELEQKIAEKELELKKALKEERMRREFIDVTIPTKVLLGAKHPLTLVMDEIRDIFIGLGYKVVEGPEIELEYYNFEALNTPADHPARDMQDTFYISDEILLRTQTSPVQIRTMEKEQPPLKIIAPGRVFRSDTVDATHSPMFHQVEGLAVGEGFTMGDLKGTLVTFVHEMFGQDRKSRFRPHFFPFTEPSAEMDISCIACHGKGCRVCSYTGWLEILGCGMVHPNVLRNVGHDPEKINGFAFGMGVERIAMLKYGINDLRLFYENDLRFLKQF, from the coding sequence TTGAAAGACGATTTGATAAACTTAAGAGAAAGAGCTTTAAAAGCCTTATCTGAAGCTGATAGTATCGACAAATTAAATGACTTGAGAATTAAAATTTTAGGTAAAAAAGGAGAGCTAACCCAGATTTTAAAAGGAATGGGCAAGCTTTCCGATAAGGAACGACCCGAGATAGGAAAACTCGCAAACGAAATAAAAACAGAGCTTGAACAGAAGATTGCCGAAAAAGAGCTAGAATTAAAGAAGGCGTTAAAAGAAGAAAGAATGCGCCGGGAATTTATAGATGTTACAATTCCTACTAAGGTTTTACTGGGAGCAAAACATCCCCTCACCCTTGTTATGGATGAAATAAGGGATATATTTATAGGTCTTGGATACAAAGTAGTGGAAGGACCTGAGATAGAGCTTGAATATTATAACTTTGAGGCATTAAATACTCCGGCGGATCATCCGGCACGGGACATGCAGGACACCTTTTACATAAGCGACGAAATACTTCTTCGGACCCAGACCTCGCCGGTTCAAATACGGACAATGGAAAAAGAGCAGCCGCCCCTTAAAATAATTGCACCGGGCAGGGTTTTTAGATCTGACACCGTAGACGCCACACACTCACCGATGTTTCATCAGGTAGAAGGACTTGCAGTAGGTGAGGGTTTTACAATGGGAGATTTAAAGGGAACCCTTGTTACCTTCGTGCATGAAATGTTCGGACAAGATAGAAAATCACGGTTTCGACCTCATTTTTTCCCTTTTACAGAGCCTAGTGCCGAAATGGATATTTCCTGCATAGCCTGCCACGGAAAAGGCTGCCGAGTTTGTTCATATACCGGTTGGCTGGAAATATTAGGCTGCGGCATGGTACACCCTAATGTGCTTCGAAATGTAGGTCACGATCCTGAGAAAATTAATGGTTTTGCATTCGGCATGGGAGTCGAGCGGATAGCAATGCTAAAATATGGGATTAATGATTTAAGACTTTTTTACGAAAATGATCTGCGCTTTTTAAAACAGTTTTGA
- a CDS encoding cell division protein ZapA, whose amino-acid sequence MPNENRPISKVKVNISGEDYCIKGAASQEYIKKVAKHVDDEMYKLSQTYPNLSRTRIAVLAALNITDELFRLREEYEEFLSTFDSDDTKD is encoded by the coding sequence ATGCCTAATGAAAATAGGCCGATAAGCAAAGTCAAAGTCAATATAAGCGGCGAAGACTATTGCATAAAGGGAGCAGCATCCCAAGAATACATTAAAAAAGTTGCAAAACACGTGGACGATGAAATGTATAAGCTCTCCCAAACCTACCCGAACCTTAGCCGAACGCGAATCGCAGTATTGGCAGCCCTTAATATTACCGATGAACTTTTTAGGCTCAGGGAAGAATATGAGGAGTTCTTGTCGACATTTGATTCAGATGATACGAAGGATTGA
- the polX gene encoding DNA polymerase/3'-5' exonuclease PolX, which yields MRNFEVAFIFNDIADMLEIKGENFFKIRAYRKAARTIENLPVEIEEMAKEGRLQEIEGIGKALSDKIYEILETGTCHYYENLKKEIPPGLVEMLKIPGLGAKKIKVIHDTLGISSIEELEKAARTKKLRTVPGIGTKTELSILKGVEALKNRAGRVLLATALLVADQVISSLSSMKEVTDAEVVGSLRRKKEMVGDIDIIAATAAPETVLNDFSKIPHISEITERGATTVSAIHDMGAKIDLILVTPQEFYPALRFFTGSVDHNTELQSLAQTMGYDLDETKILNKNSNEIFYPESEIQIYEKLGLPYIIPELREGRGEIKAARCGKLPEVVELEDIKGDLHIHSNFSDGISSIKEIAKKAKSLGYEYIAITDHSKSLKIAGGIDEEKLKEQIAAIKEINKKSDEVYILTGIEVDILSDGTLDFSDDVLSKLDIVIASIHSGFKQDTDTITNRIITACQNPHVDIIAHPTGRILGRRDPYAADMDKILEAAAATNTVLEINSSPDRLDLNDLMAQKAKEMGIKMVIDTDAHDKEALEDIKYGVWTARRGWLEEKDIANTMPLDELLKFFKVKK from the coding sequence ATGAGAAATTTTGAAGTAGCCTTTATTTTTAATGATATAGCAGATATGCTGGAAATCAAAGGCGAGAATTTTTTTAAAATAAGGGCATACAGAAAAGCAGCTCGCACAATTGAAAATCTCCCGGTAGAGATTGAAGAAATGGCAAAAGAAGGACGCTTACAAGAAATTGAAGGTATAGGAAAAGCCTTATCTGATAAAATTTATGAGATTTTAGAAACCGGCACCTGTCATTACTATGAAAATCTTAAAAAAGAAATTCCACCGGGTCTTGTAGAGATGCTTAAAATACCAGGTTTAGGTGCAAAAAAGATAAAAGTTATCCATGATACTTTAGGAATTTCATCTATTGAAGAACTGGAAAAGGCAGCTCGTACTAAAAAACTTAGAACGGTCCCGGGCATAGGCACAAAAACTGAGCTTTCTATATTAAAAGGCGTTGAAGCTCTGAAAAACCGAGCAGGGAGGGTTTTGCTTGCAACTGCTCTCTTAGTGGCCGATCAGGTAATATCTTCTCTGTCGAGCATGAAAGAAGTTACTGATGCAGAGGTAGTAGGCAGCCTGCGGCGAAAAAAAGAGATGGTGGGAGACATAGATATAATTGCAGCGACAGCGGCTCCGGAGACGGTTTTAAACGATTTTTCAAAAATACCTCATATAAGCGAAATTACAGAGCGCGGCGCTACAACTGTTAGCGCAATACATGACATGGGAGCTAAAATAGATTTAATACTTGTAACTCCGCAAGAGTTCTATCCTGCACTAAGGTTTTTTACAGGAAGCGTAGATCATAATACTGAGCTGCAAAGTTTAGCCCAAACTATGGGATATGATTTAGATGAAACAAAAATTTTAAATAAAAATAGCAACGAAATATTTTATCCGGAAAGCGAAATACAAATTTATGAAAAACTCGGCCTTCCCTATATAATACCGGAATTGAGAGAGGGCAGGGGAGAAATCAAAGCCGCAAGATGCGGCAAATTGCCTGAAGTAGTGGAACTCGAAGATATTAAAGGAGATCTCCACATTCACAGCAATTTCAGCGATGGTATAAGCTCCATAAAAGAAATTGCCAAAAAGGCTAAATCATTAGGATATGAGTATATTGCAATAACAGATCATTCAAAGTCATTAAAAATAGCAGGCGGAATAGATGAAGAAAAACTAAAAGAACAGATTGCCGCAATCAAAGAAATAAACAAAAAAAGCGATGAAGTTTATATTTTGACAGGTATAGAGGTAGATATACTAAGCGATGGGACATTAGATTTCAGCGATGATGTCTTAAGCAAGCTTGATATTGTCATAGCTTCTATTCACAGCGGATTTAAACAGGATACCGATACCATTACAAATAGAATAATTACCGCTTGCCAAAATCCTCATGTGGATATAATTGCCCACCCTACAGGCAGGATTTTGGGAAGACGCGATCCGTATGCAGCAGATATGGACAAAATCCTTGAAGCGGCAGCTGCAACCAATACAGTGCTTGAAATAAATTCATCACCGGACAGGCTTGATTTAAATGATTTGATGGCACAAAAGGCAAAAGAGATGGGGATAAAAATGGTTATAGATACTGACGCTCACGACAAGGAAGCATTGGAGGATATAAAATACGGAGTTTGGACGGCAAGACGCGGCTGGCTTGAAGAAAAGGATATTGCAAATACCATGCCTCTTGATGAGCTTTTAAAATTTTTTAAGGTGAAGAAATGA
- the pheT gene encoding phenylalanine--tRNA ligase subunit beta, which translates to MLVPMRWLKEFVKINEEPEELAQKLTMSGSNVEGIEYWGKDIKGIIIGEIEKIEKHPDADKLLIVYVNTGNETIQIVTGATNVREKNKVPVALNGSIIAGGKKIRKSKFRGVDSWGMLCSAEELGLDDHGLPPEIQEGILILPEDAPVGTDIKDYLPLEDAVIDFEITPNRPDCLSIIGMARETAATLKSELTIPKIALNEEGEEFVKDKVTIKIEAEDLCKRYTARIIKDIKIEPSPLWMQRRLQTCGIRSINNIVDITNYVMLETGQPLHAFDYDKIRGNSIIVRRARPSEELETLDGNIRELNEDMLVIADKSRALGLAGVMGGADSEITSSTRNVLIESANFFGPNIRRTSRQLGLRSESSMRFEKGLDPNICLMAADRACQLIEQLGAGKVLKGCVDVFPAKPAPREIAFSPDRINKVLGTSIPQDEMIDILRRLEIDVRHDSGILKAIVPTFRQDLVEEADLVEEIGRMYGYDKLPTTLPYGNVTQGKLDDYQKYIDDIKDVLVYNGYFETYTYSFVSPKVFDIIKTPNDSPLRKAIELLNPLGEERSIMRTTLLPNMLDTISFNLNHKAEELRFFEISSVYLPKQLPLKELPVENKRIVMGLCGESMNYYDLKKAIETIFTKLRIKNWDFIPASHFAFHTSRCAKILIGDKEIGFVGEVHPDVLENYEINKKVYAAELDLDTILENASNKVIFKPLPKFPASERDLAIVVDERVLARDIIKEICESGKPLLESVELFDVYQGGQIAKGYKSMAFSLVFRAPDRTLTDIEVNEVFEKIEKSLKDKFNASLRE; encoded by the coding sequence GTGCTGGTACCTATGAGATGGTTAAAAGAATTTGTTAAAATAAATGAAGAGCCTGAAGAGCTTGCCCAAAAACTTACAATGTCAGGCTCAAATGTTGAGGGCATAGAGTATTGGGGAAAGGATATTAAAGGCATAATAATAGGCGAGATTGAAAAAATAGAAAAACACCCTGATGCCGACAAATTGTTAATTGTATATGTAAATACAGGGAATGAAACTATACAGATAGTAACAGGAGCTACAAATGTTAGAGAAAAAAACAAAGTGCCTGTAGCCTTAAATGGTTCAATAATTGCCGGTGGCAAGAAAATCAGAAAATCCAAGTTCCGCGGAGTAGATTCATGGGGAATGCTTTGTTCTGCAGAAGAACTGGGGCTAGATGACCACGGTTTACCCCCCGAGATACAGGAAGGTATATTGATACTTCCTGAGGATGCGCCGGTTGGCACGGATATAAAAGATTATCTTCCCTTAGAAGATGCGGTTATCGATTTTGAGATAACACCCAACAGACCGGATTGTCTGAGCATTATCGGAATGGCTAGAGAAACGGCGGCTACATTGAAATCAGAGCTTACTATTCCCAAGATAGCTTTAAATGAAGAAGGAGAAGAATTTGTAAAAGACAAGGTTACAATTAAAATCGAAGCAGAAGATTTGTGCAAAAGATATACGGCGCGAATCATAAAAGATATAAAAATAGAGCCATCGCCTTTATGGATGCAGCGCAGATTACAGACCTGCGGAATCCGTTCCATAAACAACATCGTGGATATTACAAACTATGTAATGCTAGAGACAGGCCAGCCTTTGCACGCATTTGATTATGACAAGATTAGAGGAAATTCGATTATCGTAAGACGGGCAAGACCCTCGGAGGAACTTGAAACACTTGATGGAAATATAAGAGAGCTAAATGAAGATATGTTGGTAATTGCAGATAAATCAAGGGCATTAGGCCTTGCAGGAGTTATGGGCGGAGCAGATTCCGAGATAACATCTTCTACCAGAAACGTGTTAATAGAATCTGCTAACTTTTTTGGTCCAAATATCCGCAGGACTTCAAGACAGCTTGGTCTAAGATCAGAGTCGTCCATGAGATTTGAAAAGGGCCTTGACCCCAATATTTGTCTTATGGCTGCAGATAGAGCCTGCCAGCTTATTGAACAATTAGGAGCGGGGAAAGTCTTAAAAGGGTGTGTAGATGTATTTCCCGCAAAACCTGCGCCAAGAGAGATTGCATTCAGTCCAGATAGAATAAACAAAGTTTTAGGCACTTCTATACCCCAAGATGAAATGATAGATATATTAAGGAGACTTGAAATCGATGTAAGGCATGACTCAGGTATACTAAAGGCCATCGTTCCTACTTTCAGGCAGGATTTAGTAGAAGAAGCTGACCTTGTAGAAGAAATCGGCAGAATGTATGGCTATGACAAGCTACCAACAACTTTGCCCTATGGCAATGTAACCCAAGGCAAACTTGATGATTATCAAAAATATATAGATGATATAAAGGATGTACTGGTTTATAACGGTTATTTCGAAACATATACGTATTCCTTTGTAAGTCCCAAAGTATTTGACATCATAAAGACTCCTAATGACAGTCCGCTTAGAAAAGCCATCGAACTCCTAAATCCTTTAGGGGAAGAAAGAAGTATTATGAGGACTACGCTTTTGCCAAATATGCTTGACACCATAAGTTTTAATTTGAATCATAAGGCGGAAGAACTCAGGTTTTTTGAAATAAGTTCCGTATATCTGCCCAAACAGCTTCCGCTTAAAGAGTTACCCGTGGAAAATAAGCGAATTGTTATGGGGCTTTGCGGCGAATCAATGAACTATTATGATTTAAAGAAAGCAATAGAGACAATCTTTACAAAACTGCGCATAAAAAACTGGGATTTTATTCCAGCCAGTCATTTTGCTTTTCATACAAGTCGCTGCGCTAAGATTTTAATCGGAGATAAGGAAATCGGGTTTGTAGGCGAAGTGCATCCTGATGTCTTGGAAAACTATGAAATTAATAAAAAAGTCTATGCTGCGGAGCTAGACCTGGATACCATACTTGAAAATGCATCAAATAAGGTAATATTTAAACCGCTGCCTAAATTTCCGGCTTCAGAGCGGGATCTTGCAATTGTTGTCGATGAAAGAGTGCTTGCGCGGGATATTATAAAGGAAATTTGCGAAAGCGGAAAGCCGCTGTTGGAAAGCGTTGAGCTTTTTGATGTGTATCAAGGAGGCCAAATAGCAAAAGGCTATAAGAGCATGGCATTTTCACTGGTTTTTAGAGCACCTGATAGGACACTTACAGATATTGAGGTAAATGAAGTCTTTGAAAAAATAGAAAAAAGTCTTAAAGATAAATTTAATGCTTCCCTGAGAGAATAA
- a CDS encoding DUF523 domain-containing protein, producing MILVSACLIGLNTRYDGKNNFHQVFCDMVKNKIAVPFCPEQAGGLATPRCPSEILGGDGTDVLDGNAKVITREGLDVTENFLKGAFETLKLAEIIGAKEAILKSKSPSCGSKCIYDGTFSKKLINGMGVTAAYLYQHNISVIDSDEYLKQRQRS from the coding sequence ATGATTCTTGTAAGTGCGTGTCTAATAGGACTAAATACTCGATATGATGGAAAGAATAATTTTCATCAGGTTTTCTGTGATATGGTAAAAAATAAAATTGCAGTTCCTTTTTGTCCCGAACAGGCAGGAGGTCTTGCAACACCGCGCTGCCCATCAGAAATATTGGGCGGAGACGGCACAGATGTTTTAGATGGGAACGCAAAAGTTATTACAAGGGAAGGCTTAGATGTAACAGAAAATTTTTTAAAAGGTGCTTTCGAAACTCTAAAACTTGCGGAAATTATAGGGGCAAAAGAAGCCATACTAAAATCCAAGAGTCCATCATGCGGCTCAAAATGTATATATGATGGGACTTTTAGCAAAAAACTTATAAATGGAATGGGAGTTACTGCAGCATATCTTTATCAACATAATATATCTGTAATAGACTCAGATGAATACCTTAAGCAAAGGCAGCGCAGCTGA